ctgcagcttcacacagagttcagagagatccggcctacgaaatgacggcggtacaatccatccagagaccccgcCAACGACGCCATCTTCCTCGTCAGACATGAGGTCGACGGTGGCGGACATCCAGAGTTCCACTTCCTCATCAGCTAGCACGCTCTGCCTCGATtcctgcagctgtaaaaaacaaaacaatgaatcagtattatgcgatgggatgcactgcgtatggacacaacacatctatcaatgcacctgaaaaatagtcaccaaataaagtcttaccctctttcttctcgctcgactccgagctgaatTCTTGGCAGCTTCCGCCCGCATTGAGTTCTCTGGCTGCGTATATCTGAAgctcctgcgtaccgtctcgtaatacgtcttacaggcggctggaaaacaaataaatgagagtggtatgaataaaaaccaaacgcaagtcacagtaacattaaaaacaagggagaaacagtaaaacaagtcccttacacacaatgtcgtcttta
This portion of the Fundulus heteroclitus isolate FHET01 unplaced genomic scaffold, MU-UCD_Fhet_4.1 scaffold_180, whole genome shotgun sequence genome encodes:
- the LOC118556278 gene encoding uncharacterized protein C14orf93-like translates to MPHNEAVTSYLLGAITASLDLHYIDKDDIVSACKTYYETVRRSFRYTQPENSMRAEAAKNSARSRARRKRLQESRQSVLADEEVELWMSATVDLMSDEEDGVVGGVSGWIVPPSFRRPDLSELCVKLQSRLEATPKYKATHT